A portion of the Leptospira licerasiae serovar Varillal str. VAR 010 genome contains these proteins:
- a CDS encoding response regulator, which translates to MKGGVAPSGRPYQVIIAENSKFQAKQLAQILESEGYEVVGFAETGKELLNMYKENRKVDLITLDLHLPVIDGFAAFYEMKDMGVLPRVIVISDENTPAVIKALTEDGIMDYLVKPIKREKVLEKANATVRKAIKV; encoded by the coding sequence ATGAAAGGCGGAGTAGCTCCATCAGGAAGACCTTATCAGGTAATCATTGCGGAAAATTCTAAATTCCAAGCCAAACAATTGGCTCAGATCCTGGAATCCGAAGGTTACGAAGTGGTCGGCTTTGCGGAAACTGGAAAAGAACTCCTGAATATGTACAAGGAAAACCGAAAGGTGGACTTGATCACATTAGACCTTCACCTCCCTGTGATAGACGGTTTTGCTGCATTTTACGAAATGAAAGATATGGGAGTTCTTCCCAGAGTGATCGTGATCAGCGACGAAAACACTCCGGCAGTCATCAAGGCTTTAACCGAAGACGGCATCATGGACTATCTAGTAAAACCGATCAAAAGAGAAAAAGTCCTAGAAAAAGCAAACGCAACCGTCCGAAAAGCGATCAAAGTTTGA
- a CDS encoding polyphenol oxidase family protein, giving the protein MIDHRFFLEDKRSLRLLILGNKEASGDPNDPNFIRERVAQASGVAGAEVFFMNQEHGTTILEANGSPGPDIPVGDALFTTEPKKILVVKTADCMPIFFWTGRPALVGVIHSGWKGTLAGITEKTLGHVQKRYGVDPELVHFYLGPYATGKHYEVGEDVASLFRKEVPSSLKALEEPGKFLLEQKTFLLHRIKGLGIQPFLETAGVCTMSPNSKFFSHRRGDTGRNLNCIWLE; this is encoded by the coding sequence ATGATCGATCATAGATTTTTTCTAGAAGATAAAAGAAGCCTTAGGCTTTTGATCCTGGGAAACAAAGAAGCTTCCGGAGATCCAAACGATCCTAATTTTATCAGAGAAAGGGTGGCCCAGGCTTCAGGAGTCGCGGGCGCCGAAGTATTTTTTATGAATCAGGAACACGGAACTACCATCCTGGAAGCAAACGGATCTCCTGGTCCTGACATTCCTGTAGGGGATGCACTTTTTACCACTGAACCTAAAAAGATCCTAGTCGTAAAAACCGCAGATTGTATGCCTATTTTCTTTTGGACAGGTAGGCCTGCTCTTGTGGGTGTGATCCATTCCGGCTGGAAAGGAACTCTTGCAGGTATTACGGAAAAAACCTTAGGCCATGTGCAGAAAAGATATGGAGTCGATCCGGAACTAGTTCACTTTTATCTTGGACCGTATGCTACCGGCAAACACTACGAAGTCGGAGAAGATGTGGCTTCTCTTTTTCGTAAAGAAGTTCCGAGTTCTCTGAAAGCTTTGGAAGAACCTGGAAAGTTTCTTTTAGAACAAAAAACTTTCTTACTTCATAGAATCAAAGGTCTGGGGATCCAACCTTTTTTGGAAACTGCCGGGGTTTGCACCATGTCTCCCAATTCTAAATTTTTTAGTCATAGAAGGGGAGATACTGGTAGGAATCTGAATTGTATTTGGTTGGAATAG